The segment TAACAAGGAAACTATTTTAGGAGAAGCAGATTTAGAATGGCAAGTGGTAAATTCAGTCTAGGGCTGATAGGATTTTAGGTACTAGTAGTAGAGATGTCCATCTAACAGTTGAAGTGAGACtagagtttagggggaaaatcTGTACTGAATATGGTAACTGTCAGAAATGAAGCTAGAATACAGATCTCCTTATGCACAGTGTAGGATTCTTTCCAATTAATTATGTTGTTTCAGGCTGACTATGCTGACTACATTGAATTCCAtaacatctattctatttccCATCATTGGGAGAGGTAATGGAGTAGggcagaaagaaacatttccacAGGACTCTTGAACTAAAGACACTCATCACTAACTCTCCCCAGATTAAATTAATGCAGCCCCAAAGACACCCATTGCTTCTAGAGTCTTAATGTTACTTCTCTTTGAGATCCAGCTTGGGATACAAGGATATTGAAGCCCAAAAGCCTAATCAggtgactgaacaagttttatTACTATAACGATGCTCTTATGGCATAATGATATTCTGAGTTTCTTTGACCTTCTTGGTTGTTTACTTACCTTCCATGTTTCTGGCCCTTATACTCACTGCACCCAGGTGCAGCAAAAAGCTAAAAAATTCAGACAACATCACTATGAAAGAGGACCTTCAAGACTAAGAGGGATATGACCTGGCCCCTTCTAGCACAAATTTttactaaaatttattttcaatgcaaggaaaacaaaagcaaaggcaatttgaaaataaaatatttctgttggactgtaacctccttgagggaaAGAGCTAGGATGTTTTCTATCTTTGGAAtgaggtttaataaatgtttggtcaACTGAAATGAACTGTTCTTTATAGAAAAGATGCTGACATTTTGCAATGCAAGAGAGCTAGCATCTAGAATATCTATCAGAATGTGACAGGGCAGTCATTGTGTGCTTAAAAGCATTGAGGTTAGCCTTTTTGGTTTTTGGAACAGAAAGAATCTCCCGGCCAGAAACTTCTGATGCTGAGTTTTATGCTATGTCTTTGAAGCAAATTCTCTGCCTCTGCTGTGAGTGGTGGTggagaaatgtatttttttttcaaggcaCTGCTGGttcattccttcctttgaaaAGAGATAGTTTAAATATACCAAAAGCAGAAATCCAACTAGAGAATCAGGAGGATCACAAGGTGATCATGGTACAAAAGGTCCCCtctagggaaaaaagaagaagacagTGGAGAATTTGACTGAATTtttgcttccttcttcccttgGACTCCCATTCCCAAGGAGTCTTTTGGAAAAGCTAGACGAAATGGTGATAAAAGTACCCAGTATTCTTAGCAGCAATTAAGAAGCAAGGTGTCAGTAAATCATGAGGACAAGTGCTCCTGGGTATTGAAGAAATTTGATGAAATTTTTGACCTCAGTGAGAAACTTTCTCATTACAAATGCTCAAGCATCAGAAGGTCAAGGTCACTTTTACccccattcaaaaaaaaaaagagagagagaaattctgtAGGGAACTTCCAGGAACTATAGAGTGTGTCTTACTTTCAAACTGAagaaatctattaaaaaaaactagaaggaTTTCTGAATGCTTAagttaaaatacagaaagaaaaactgCATGTTTTTCCCCATATCTAATAAAAGGAAGGCATGGGCAGGAGAGTCTGGGAGAGAACAGATGGATGACGAGAGGACTATATTTGAGCTCCTGGGGCATAGTGTGATGTGGATAGGGCTGGTTGTATGTCCTGGGTGACCACAAAGGACCAAATCTCCATGAGGAGTCTGTGTGAAAAGGGCATCCATAGGTGTTGAAattagaaaaacctgagtttgagGCCTGGCTCTGACACTAATAAAGAACACTTTACCCTCAGagcttcagttttcccacctgtaaGACAGGGATAAATAATAGTTTTACTAGTTACCTCAAAggtacatataaggaaactgctTAATATAGCTTGTCCTATGTAAAGATAACATTTTCATATTCTTATTATTGTtgctactattatttttattttttatgtcagATCTGTGTGTGGAACTTCCAGTGAAGAACTTCCTGTACCAACACACCTAAATTACAAGTTACTTTTTTAGGGAATTGCCTGGGATactcagagtttaagtgacttatccagggttacaTATATGATGAGTATGtatcagagtttttttttttaatttaaggccTCTTGTCTCTCAGAGAAGCTCTCTGGatgtcattattactattatcttcTATTTGTTCTAAATATTGTTGGGGCAGGTTGGTGGCTCGATAaacagaatgctgggcttggagtcaggaagactcatcttttttagttcaaatttggcctcagatacttactagctttataaccctgggcaagttcttcAACTTTCTTTGATTcacttcttcaactgtaaaatgaactggaaaaggaaatggaaaaccattccagtatcttttccaagaaaactccggTGAGATTATCAAGAGCTGAACATAagtgaaaataactaaacaaaattGTATACCCTTCAGTGTATTTCTGGGTTCATTCATTAcggttttgcagatgaggagagagtGAATATAGTGGAGTGTCATGTGGAAATGGGGgatatgagagaaaaagaaggtaTGGGGCACATTGGAAATAGTGGAGGATTATCTCCTAACTTTATGCCCCATAATGAAAAGGAAGATGACCTTAATAATACTGGGACAGAAGGGAAAAGGTTAGCTCAGTCATCCTTTTGAACTTTCTCTGGCTAGAGTGGGAATGAATCCCTTGGTGGTTTCAGTTCTTAATGTTTTGATAATAAATGTTCCCCCTTTTAGAGGGTAGAGAATAAATATTCtcattaaatatgattttattgaCTATAAATAACCActtcccttttacagataagaaatgtAAACAGGTAGGGAAAAACAGTCTTCTCTCCCATTATTTAGTTAATGCAATTATATAATTGTGTTTTCTTTGTTATGTGGTTTTATGCAGCTGTAAAAAATATCGGACTCACAAAACTCTTTAGATCATCAAATTACACTATATTATTCTACATATTTGTAATACCATGTCTTATCCTTGCTGATCACTAGTACTTTCTATGTACAAAAAACAAGAGGTGACAGTCCTGATCAGTTCTattctggtcagaccacatcttgAGTAATGGGAAATTTTAGGGATAATATTGATAAGCCATAAACATGGGGAAGTAAGGATATAGGAAGGCTATCATGAAAATAGAACAAAAAGTAGtgatttccttctctttggaagTTTTTAGTTGAGGACACATAACCACCTGTCAGTAATATCGTCAAAAGGATTCTTGTTCAAGCACTAGTTGGAGTAGGTGCTGTCCAAAGTATCTTTTACTTGTGATGTTCTAGGATTTTGTGAGTCAGTTCCTACAaagacatgtgtgtatgtgtacatatacatatatgtgtatatatgtatatatacacacatacatatagatggataaaatatttattcttttaacaGCATTGCCTGAAACtctattaaattattatttttaattgaatattaTCTAAGCTATAAAACAATTTAAGATGTATAAAccattgtgtgtatatatatgtgtgtatatattacatgtatgtatgtattttatactcTAAATTAAAATGTCAGGAACATTGGTGATATTTCAGATACATGAAAGCAGATAGTGTCTGGACACAAAAAGAATACTGGTCTAGGAATCAAgcagaagacttgggtttcaaTCTTGGCTTGACCTTTAAGTAACATGTGACCCAAGTAAGTGAACAGTatcttcatctgtgaagtggaGGTTGAATTAGATTATTTCTAAGATCTCCTGTAACCCTAAATTTCTATgattagaaaaacaaacaaaaagaatagcTCAGGCCCAGGTCAAACAGGATACAAATTAGGagtaaagaatgacaaaaatatgaCGCCTGACCTCTCAATAACTGACATGATCACAAGCATACAGGACAAACAAGAAATATGAATGGATCATGAATTGTTTGCATAGGTCAGGGGCATGTTTTAGGGGAAAGAGTCAAGGTTAAGGTGATGGAAAAGGGTAAATGAGGAGTGGGTTGAAGAAATGAGCAACAAGATTTGGAGATCTATAGGTGGAAGGGACCACATGCTATTAAGCATCATCAAGGGATCTTGAAACTAAGTCCTTGAATTATAAATACAATGATCTTGGTACTAAATCCAAGAAGGCTTCATAAGAGAGGTTCACATTACACAGTACTTGATAATCAACAAATCTTTGAGATAGGTGATATATGTATTATTAGACATTCAGGTAACTAGTGCATAAAGTGCTGGAGCTGGAATCAAGTTAAATCATaactcagattcttactagctctgtgaccctaggtaagtcgtATAACCACTTTCAGCTTCAGGTTACTCAACTATAAAAAGGGAATAACTATACCCCATATTTCAacaaggttattgtaaggatcagataCTATACAAAGTGCTTTCTGCTATttatcattatctctattttacagataaactaagaataagaaaagctaaatgatttgcccatggtcacatagccagaaagGATAAGACTTCAGGTTCAGGGGACTTTTGCCACTACACCATACTTCCTCTCATCAAATTGCCATATATTCAGTGTTTCTCTCTCAGGAAATGATTCCTATAGATGTCCCCTCATTCTTATTCCACTGTTCCTACCCCTGTTCCCCAGTGGAAGCAACTACAGTTTcattagatttagagttgggaggaatCTTAACATTTAGGCAAAAACCCTTCACtttagagatgtggaaactgagaaccagagacaAATAAATTGTACAATATCATATAGTTTCTAAGTGGAAAGTCAGGATTCAAGccaaagtcattagattccaagtccaatgctatATACACAATAACGCATCATATATCCAAACTGgcatctccctcctttcccataGGCAACACAGCCATCAGCTGCAATACATGGAAGGTGCATGGAACAAAACAGAGATGGTTCCTGGCTTCTTTCTACAAGGCTTCTCTGAATTCCCTCACCTACAGCCTTTCCTCTTTGTGCTCCTGTTAGTTGTACACCTGGCCACTCTGAGTGGAAACCTAATCATCCTTGTGTCTGTGGCCTCAGTTGCCACTCGCCCCCCCATGTTACTCTTCCTGTGTCAACTGTCAGCTATTGAGCTCTGCTATACATTGGTAGTAGTGCCCCGCTGCCTAGCTGACCTGGCCAGGGGTCAAACCCAGGGCAGTCCCATCTCATTCCTGGGCTGTGCAGTACAAATGCAGATGTTTGTGGCCCTTGGGGGTGCTGAGTGCTTCCTGCTAGCAGCCATGGCTTATGACCGCTATGTGGCCATCTGCCACCCTTTGCGCTACCCAGCCATGATGACTCCAGGGCTCTGTGGGAGGTTGGCTATAAGCTGCTGCCTTGGGGGACTGGTGGTCTCCCTATTTCTCACAGTGGCTATCTTCCAAATGCCCTTTTGTGGCTCCCACCTGCTGATTCACTTCTTCTGTGATGTCACTGCCTTGCTGCACCTTGCCTGTACCCGCAGCTATGTGGAAGAACTGCCCTTCCTTGGGGCCTGCATTGTGCTGTTATTGGTACCCTCTTTCCTGATCCTAACTTCCTATGGTGCCATTGTGGGTGCCCTGCGACGTCTACATTCATCTGGGGGCCGCAGGAAGGCTGCATCCACATGTGCCTCCCACCTGGCAGTTACCCTGCTGCACTATGGCTGTGCTACCTTCATGTATGCACGACCCAAGACCAGTTATGCCCCAAAGCGGGACAGGACTCTGGCACTTGTCTATACCAATGTGACACCTCTCCTTTACCCACTCATCTACAGTTTCCGTAATCGGGAAGTCACCACAACCATACATAGGGTACTGAGGTTGAAAGGAGATGGCCACTCCCTCGTTACTGGGTGACCCACCCCCTCCAACCCTAAGGACAAGCAGTGAAGCCTAGGGTGGGGCAGGGAGGTTCAATACAACTCCAGGCATTGTCCCTCTTCTAGTCTTGTTCTGTCATTTAGATATTAGCATCTAGTGTTCAGGACTGGGAAAGGAATGGATTCAAATCTCTTGAATCCTCTGTTCTAACCCTCTCATGCTAATGGAGAGATCCAATCCCTGACTAAAGATCTCTCATCACATCAAAGAAATAGGACAcaaatgtacatgcatacacacaaaagaTAATTACAAAGTCCAAAATGTGTAAATGGATTTAGCTCAGACCCATTGTACTCCTGCTGAGGCAATATGTGGGGGGCTCAGGAAGGCAGAGTGTGGGAGTGAAGGAAGATTAGTATCAACAGAATGGGGTGAGATGAGGGAGCACAGCTTTCCTGGAGAAGGTAAGTTTTCTGAATTAGATCTTGGATATGTAACTGATGGATATAAATTGGTCTTGAGGTTGGTAAATTCTCACCTTGGAACTGAATGAAAGTTGCACTTTATTTGGTATTTGCTGTTGAAAGCTGAAAACTGTCAAGGTGGGAAGTCCATGCATTTTCACAGTCCTGTgcattttcccttctttgaagTTCTGTCCCCTTACTCCTGGGGATGAAAGAGACTGAAACCAATTGTTCAGGAATTTCATTCCTAACTGCTCATTCACTACATTTGTTATATTTACTTGATGATAGACATTGTTCCTTCAAGCTATATGCTAAAAGTGGATTGTGGTAGTGACAGATAGAATTGGACTAAACCTGTGACAGCACTGAGTTCCTTAGTGCACCTCTCTCTGTTTCAGCCAGCTGCTTTTTATACCCAAATTGAAAGTGCCTAACATGTCTAGACCCTTAGCAAGTGATTCTGAGTTGAATTCTACCTTGATCGCACCCATTTTGCTTGGTTCTGACTAGAAAGCACTGGGTCTATGATGATGGAAAGTAGTCCAGAATAACAGAGTAATTTAAAGGAAATAAGACTGGATTTGACGTGACAGCACCCAGGTTTATATCCACatgctagctgcgtgaccttgggcaacttacAGACTCTCTGTAaaaatgtctataaaatgaactagttGGGCTGAATGATTTCCCatgtcccttccagatctaaatctgtgatctcttGCTCCTGAGGCCACAGCAATGAAAGACCTTGGAACTAGTCCATTTTCTGAAGACCATGAATCCTCAGTATCTCTCTTTATCAGACAATATTGACAGGTTCAATTTCAGCTTGCCAAGGAATTGGTCCAACACATAAACTTGAAGCCAGAAACTGTGAATACACAGAAATAAAGTAATTGGGTCAGAAAGGCTCCAGAGATGTGTACTGAGACTGAACAATGAGGATAAGAGTTAGGgaaccttttaaaaatgtatttattttgtttatttaaaagaaTT is part of the Notamacropus eugenii isolate mMacEug1 chromosome 3, mMacEug1.pri_v2, whole genome shotgun sequence genome and harbors:
- the LOC140531856 gene encoding olfactory receptor 10AC1-like: MEGAWNKTEMVPGFFLQGFSEFPHLQPFLFVLLLVVHLATLSGNLIILVSVASVATRPPMLLFLCQLSAIELCYTLVVVPRCLADLARGQTQGSPISFLGCAVQMQMFVALGGAECFLLAAMAYDRYVAICHPLRYPAMMTPGLCGRLAISCCLGGLVVSLFLTVAIFQMPFCGSHLLIHFFCDVTALLHLACTRSYVEELPFLGACIVLLLVPSFLILTSYGAIVGALRRLHSSGGRRKAASTCASHLAVTLLHYGCATFMYARPKTSYAPKRDRTLALVYTNVTPLLYPLIYSFRNREVTTTIHRVLRLKGDGHSLVTG